The stretch of DNA TCAAGTACATGAAAAATATGGTTGAAGCATCTCTTGATGTCCTGGATGTTTCtattccattatctaaaaaaagttACCCCAAAAACAGATTTAGTCTTTCCCACTAAAACAATTCTTATTTTCATGCCCTGGAAAAAAATGTAACTTAAATATTTCAATGAACAAATACAATGCACCATGCAGTAAACAGCAGTGTTTGTAAAGTAAAAAATATATCACAAACGTCAGTTCATTGTAGTTTAAAACATGTTGAAAGCTTGGCTACCAGAGATCTTCTTACAGATTCATGATTTTGCTGCAAGCAATAGCTAATTTTGCCATATGGGTCTCAAGCATTTCCTGTAAAAAGAAATGAACTCTTGTGAGCCTTGTCACAGCATGACTTATCTGGATAATTTTAAGTTTTATAATCTTATGAATTACAATGTATGCCTAGTGTGATTCTAACTCGTTCAATCATAGGAGCCACTATCACATTTGGTTCGTGGAGCTGCAGGAAAACCTAACAGGCAGCAAAAGTTCAAGGTTTATTTGTACATTGTAAACTCGACTGTAGAAGCACTGCCATTATTACGAACTTTGTGCTTACCTGAGAATCATTCTTTATGCAGATACTTAGTGAACATTATGTGTGCTTCAGACCAGTGCGAAGCGATGGGTCACAGTTTTACAGAGCTTTCCTTTTCTCTTACTTGGTAATGTGAACCTAATCAGTTATCTTGTTCATGATGATGTTGTTGCTTTCTTCTTCTGCATAAAATCTTAACATGCTAGGCTTGTAATCAGGAAAACCTCGGGAAAATGCAAGGTAGTCAAGCTGAGGTCACTCGTTTAATGGAATGCGTGGCAAGGTCCAGAGTGAATTTCCTTCGTTTAAAATGGAATAATGCATACTTCTCAAATCCAGAAGCATTTTTCTCTAGTGTTGTTTCAGTAAGTATTATCACAGCTTACAAAAGAATGAATTTGTATTGCCTGGTCGTTTTATCCTAATTTTTTCCTAGTGATTTGTTCAGCCGGTTATGCACAAAACATCATGTGAGTCATTTTTTTCCTTATGATTTTACGAAGAATCGTGTGGGACATCTATTAGTTGCCAAAATACTTATTTTGCCCCATGGCCTGAATCATAGAGATTAGTAATGTGTATCTGTTCAAGGAATTTTAAGAACATCTGGGGATGAGACTCTCTGTTTTATGGCTGGGCTAGGGGTTTGCTGCTGCTTGCTTTGGCTTTTAGTTTTTTGGTATTCATGCTTGGTTGTTCCTTTGCATGTAACTTCGTAGGGTTAAAAATTTCTCTTCTTAATGCAATGGTATGCTGACTCTCCTGCATATTCGAGGTTAAAAATGTAACGTCTACAGAAGTTACAGTTCTATAGACAATAATTTACAGTTTTATAGAAACCTGCACTCTCATTCCTTATACATGGGAAAAGGGGTAAATTTGTTTTACAAGATGGAGTGCACAGAAACATTTTTTTTCGAAATAGTGCCTTGCACGTGCTTCATTAAGAGGAGTTAGAAAGTTTTACAAGCTAGCGCTCTATCGGTGAGGTACCACAGAAGCGCTAGGTAACACTGAACAAGTGCACAGACACATACATGACATGGAGTATATTAACAAAACAACTTAAGAGCTCATGAGTAATCACATATATCTGAGTATGTATCATACATTCTGGTatgctttttttttcattttcttaCATTTTCACGTCTAAGAGATAAAATTATGGTTTATAAAATGGTACTTATCTAAAAAAGAATGGCGCCGCAAGATCGCATTATGCATCACTTAGGAGTGTCTTTTCCTGAGATTATACTTCAAAGTAATTATATTAGTCACTGCAAATGTCTTTATGTTCTTTCAGGAGTTTGAGCATTTGGTCAATTCAGTTGCAAATGGGTATGCTTAGTTCCTTACTTCAGCGATCCAATTCTTTGCCATAATACTTATGTTTACAAAAgttctatttaattttttttcctttctagGCTAAATGCTGTTGAGCTTTACAAGATAAGCCTAGAGGAGATTTCGTCATCCAGGAGTGAGGACACGATGCTTTTTGCGATGTgttgtttgtttatttgttcTCTATCTAATATTTCTCTTTGGTTAGTCCTTTCTTTGCTTAGATTGCTGACAGAGGTTCATATCCGTACATATGAAGCAAACTACAACAGAGAAGTAGTGAGTCAGAATCAGAATGAAAAAATAAACGCCCTTTTGGTTAGTGTTTCTGGCTGCTATACCATCATCTCAGAACTTATGCTTGATTCATTTCAAGTAGTTGattgtttttcttttatgcTTCTGTAACAATTTTATATCATTAACGATGTACTCGCTTTCCAAGTTAGCCTTCTCGTGATGGAAATATGCAAACCCTATAAATGAAAATATGGACAACTTTTTTTGGTTAATAAGGAAGAACCAAGCTAACCAATACTATGCCATTTACAATTTGCTCTCACTATTCTGCATTTGTGGCTTTGTAACAGTTTTGCAAAGAATCTGTGCGTCCCTTTGACGCTGATGTCTCCCTTTTACAAATGAAGGCTCTATCACAAGCTCTTGGCATCCCCTTGCACCTAGCAGCTGTGGACGGTGTCAAGATAGGTGGAACTGTGCAAGTAAAGTGCATTGACATCATTCCTCGATCAGGACCTCTCAGTTCAACCAGAAGGTACTATCTATCCAGTACAATTGATAAACAATCATTCTTGCCACCTGGAAACTTATTTTCGTCTGATCGCATGACTCTAGTGACCATATTAATCACTCCCAATGCTACTGCCATTCTTTATCGCAAGTGAGCAGATTCTGAGTATGCAGCAGCCTCTGGTTGATGGTTCTAACAGAAAATGTTTCGGTGATAACATGGATATCTATTGATAGTCTACTCTAGTATGGGTGTTTGATTTTGCATCTGCttccaaattgtaaaaaatacTCCATTTGAAGGGACGTGCTGATGCACGCAGAttatgaaataaatttggacttgGCATAATATGTGAGGCACTATTTCTCTTGTTTGTGTCTACTTAAGGTCCCAGAGGGAAGAACACCTTAGGAGCTGTGGGTAGATCAGTTAGCTTTTTTTGGTTTACTTTTCTTATGGATGTTGTTCCCAGTTGCTTAAGCAGTTGGATGGATGATTCACATTTGGTATGAGCATATGAAGGACTAGTTTTCTGATACAGAAATATGTAACTGGATCATTCATCTTCAAGGAACAATAGTACCATAATTTGCACCATGAAGGAATTATTTTATGAGTTCCTGTTACTACAGGCTTTCCTTTGGTCAGTAATTGGTAATTCTTGCTAAAAGTTGGATGTGTTCTAGAAGATAAATCAATAATGATGTGGAGTTTGTAAAATTCTTTGAAGACACTTGTGGAGAACTAGGATTAACATTGACAGCAGACTTAATCAAATGAAAATGTACTATGCGAGCGgtcattctttttggataaGAATACCATGTGACTGAATGACGTACTCGGTCAGTCTTGTGTGTTGCTGCAGTTTGCATAATACAAATATGGTTGTTGAGTAGAAGTTTTAAAGCCTGGTTGTTAGACTAGAAACTTTACAGCCACCTGGGAGATTAAACTGGAAATACAGATTTTCTTCAAGTGGAAGGCTATGGACATACAGTGCCACCTATAACTGACATGATGAATGGTTCGTGACATTCCAACACAGACATAAAAACTGGAAATGTCTGCAATTAAATTTGACCTTTTTTTTACTCAGTGCTGAGTAGTGGCAACGAATCCCAATAGCACAACTTAAGTTGTCCATTATGTTCACTGTAATGTTTGGTTCTGGCTTCCCAGTCATTGGAGTTGTGATCTGCAGAGAACAGAGACAGCAGAGAGGAAGGGGTACACAAATAGGAAGGTAGCTTAGAGAACAAGCTCAGATAGGTAGGAGGATAATTCTCGTTTCTCCATTTAGCTTATGTTCTCATTAGTTATCCTCTCCCTCGTACTGACTTTGTTTCCTAGCCTCAAGTTGTATGCCTGTTGTACAGAGGTGCTTGATGACTTTGCACATGCCTGTTGTAGATTGTGTGGTAGGCAAAAGCACTGATTGACGACATTTGTAATCCTTCCTTATCTATTTCTGGCTGAAATGGAGTCCATTTGACAAGCACTTGAGCAGCAGAAGCACTGCCTTTTTACCATTCCTGCGTCCTAACCAAAATGGATTCAAGCAACAGTGGCATATTGTCCAGAATTCCAGATCAGGCAGCTGCAGCTCATGGAACTCAGGGAACACTGGTGTGTACAAAAGGGTACAATAAGGTCATTAATTGTGATACATTAAACACAAGATGAATCTTACATAGTTCTGGTAGAGCTAAGCAATATGCTGTTGGATCCTTGTGCTTTAGTACTCCAAATGAGGCAAAGTACTTTTGGAGGGAGCTTCTGACATGGTTGGCGCGTTTGAGCATAACAAACCTGAAATTGGTTTGGAAAATGATGCTTATAAGTTTGCATCTTCATTTTGTTCTAAACCCAACTTAGTTCATTCTTGAGATCAAATTTAGCTGCACTTCTTATAGCTCAGGGAATGATGCACTTGAGGCATATTCTGGAAGCATTGAACATGACCATGACAAAGCATTCGACTAATAGTAAATTTTGTTCAAAACATAGTATATCTATGAAATTATTCTTGAAAAGTTATTAGAGCGAAAAAATTGTTCCATGATATCATAATGTAGTGAGGCTCCAATGAATAGACTAATAATGTACCTACATTTTGTTAAATCTCTTGGAAAAAACATAGTggaagcatttcaaaggatTTTGCTCCTCCTAACTACAGATTATAGAATAAGCACTTcaatttgagaagaaatgtttATTTTTTGCTAGAAAAGTATTTTGAATGAGGGCCTATCCGAGCTTGTTCAAATTATGATGCCTTATTCCGTCTCAAAATGAATCTTAACTACAAATTATAGAGCAAGCACTTCAATTTGAGAagaaatatttatgttttgctAGATAAATAGTTTGAATTAGGGCCTGGGAGAGCTTGGTCAAATTGTGGTGCCTCACTCCGTCAAAAAAGAAAATACTTCCTTTATTTCAAATATAAGTTGCTTTGGCTTTTTAGTGCTtagcttttactatgtatctagatatacCCTTTATACATAGCAAAAGTTATGAATATAAAAAAGCcaaaacaacttataatttaaaatgtaGGGAGTATTATCCTAGGTTTGACTAAGTTAGGCTTATCAAGTAGGTTTATAAAGAACAAtatcaacatttgtatctccaaacaTGGTTACTATTTTATCTAATACTTATTAGGCACCATAAATATTAGTACGATCCATGTTGTATATACATTGTCAACTTAATATTGATTGACTCCTCAAAAAATAAGAATGATATTTTTTTAGACAGATGAAGCAAGGCTTTGTACACTACATGTTGTTGCTAGAATTTAgaatttatattttctttttgaaaGGATTCTCTCCATTTAAAATTATATATAAGACATTTTCACTTTTTGGATAGTTTTAGTTGTACACTTAGATATATATTATATCTAAATacataataaaaaataatatatttaggAAAACCAAAacttcttataatttgaaaacaAGGTAGTAGAAAATAGAAAATTTGACTTGAAAATTGCACTAGGAGCAGACAATTTCTTTACAATGCGTCGAAGCAGCACATAAACAATATAGGTGTAAAAGTTATAGAAAATACCTCTCCTCAGTTTGGAAGTATTGAACATGACCATGACAATGCATTCAACTAGtagtgatttttttaaaaaaaacatagagtatatatatatgatattgTTCTTCTCAAAAGTTATTAGAGCGAAGAAATTGTTCCATGATACAAAAATGTATCTGAGGCTCCAATGAATAGGAAAATAACCTATATGTTAAATCTCTTGGGAAAAAACATATATTggaagcatttcaaaggatTTTGCTCCTCCTATCTACAAGTTATAGAATATAAGCACTTCAGTTTGAGATGATATGTTTATTTTTTTACTAGATAAATATTTTGAATGAGGGGCTGAGAGAGCTTTGTTCGAATTGTGGTGCCTCACTCTATCTTAAAATGAATCCTAACCATGAATTATAGAGTAAGCACTTCAATTTGAGATAGGCCTATGTTTATTTTTTGCTAGATAGATAGTTTGAATTAGAACTGGGAGAGCTTGGCCGAATTGTGGTGCCTCACTCCGCCTCAAAACAAAATACTCCtttcatttcaaattataagttattttggCTTTTTTGTTCTTaacttttactatgtatctagatatacCCTTTGTCTACatacatagcaaaagctatgaaTCTAAAAAAAAGCTAAAACGACTTAATAATTTGAAATGTAGAGAGTATCATCCTAGGTTAGACTAAGTTAAGCCTTTTTAAGCTTATAAACTAAGTTTATAAAGAACAAtatcaacatttgtatctccaaacaTGGTTACTATTTCATCCGATATTTATTATGCATTATAAATATTAGTacattgatatatatatatatatattaaacttAATATTGATTAACTCCTCTAAAAACAAGAATGATATATTTTTTGGATCGATGAAGTAAGGCTCTTTAGACTACATGTTGTTGATAGAACTTagaatttcttttttttaaagcaCTCTATTTTAAACTATAAGACGTTTCCACTTTATAGACAACTTTTGTTATACAACTAGATATATACTATATCTAAAtacataataaaaataataatatatataaacaacCAAAAACGTCTTATATTTTGAAAGCAAGGGAGCAAAAAAGAGATTTTTTTTTACTTGTAGGTCACTAGCAGCACACACAATCTCTCTTTACCACGCAGCACATAAACGATATAGGCTAAAACTTCCAGAAGATACCTCTCCTCTTGTAAATTTCCCATGAGACCCCTGTGGGCTATAAATAAATAGGGGCCTACATCTTCTGACCCATCAAGAAGTAGCGCGTCAAAAATCCGTAGAAACACAGGGGAGAAACTGCAAAAACATACTTGCCAAAATGGCAGAAAAGGTAGTCCTACCTCCAAAAAAGAGATTGCGGTTCAGGTTGACGTCCAACCCCAGCGCGGGAAGCAGCGCAGGTGGCGGAGGCcgaggcggcgacggcgacagcGCAGCAGCACCGGCCCCCGCACCGCGACGGGAGCCCTCTTCTTTGCCGCCACGTTCGCCGTCGCTACCCAAACCGCTCACGTACAAGCACGGCGCCGGAAGCAGAGGAgatggcggcggaggcggcgacgGCGCAGCAGCACCGACCCCCGCGCCGCGACGGGTGCCCTCTTCTACGCCGCCACGTTCAACGTCGCCACGCAAACCGTTCACGTACAACCCCAGCGCGGGAAgcagcggaggcggcggcgcggcgggacCGAAACTCTCTTATTCGGTGCGTTGGCTTGCTGCGCTTGATTTTCTTGGGGATTCTTTCTCGCGTTCTGATAGAGGGAGAGGGATTCCTCAATTCTGCTAGTTGTATGCTAAATTTGGTATGAACATGTTCCCAATTTGATTGGCGggttcttgattttttttttttgggtggggGTGGTGCTGGGAGGGAGggattaaagaaaaaaaaagcaatGCCGATTCTTGAATTATCACGGAATCGTGTGCCACGGCAACATGGAATGGGGGTTTCTTGCGAAATGCCTATCCTGTTTAGATGAATGTCTCGTAATTTGGGGTTCCTTTAGGGATTTGATCCAATTGCAGACAGGCttgcttttcctttttcctgaAAAGAAAACTCGCTCTATGTTGATCACATTTTTTAGATTCTTTTTCGTGCGTTCTTGGGTGTAAGTGGACATCTCGTGATGCTGGAGAGCATGACGTGATATGCATATCTTCTGGAAAGTATTTTTTTACATTATGTGGCTGTCATTTGACCATAACAAAATAGGTGGATTTGTTGGGATTATGTCACTGGGTTCTCCCTGCTTCCATTTGGAAAGTATGAATTACCTGATGATTGTAACTCATTTAGGACCCTAAGGACTCCGATGATAAAAAGCCAGACGAATTTCAAACAAGAAATGGATGGGGTTCTCTGTTCATGAGTGATCCTTCTATGTACTCGAGTTATCCACGAAACCCCCCTCATTATATTGGCCGGCAAAATTGTGAGCCGCTCACCAGACAGAAGTTTCTTTCACTGCACCACAATTGGCAACAGCTGCTAGATGGCAAGAATACATACCTCCGTCCTCCAAAGAACAACCGTGTTGCCAAGGACAATGATGACGACAACATCTTTGTAACCCCAGAACCTCTTGAGTTGACACTACAATGTCAGGTATAAATATTGTAGCCTCATAAGCTACAACAGGTTCTGCCGGCGCCCCTTCTTCCTTGAAGGCGTCTCTTGATGTCCTGGATGTTTCTGTTTCATTGTCTAAAAAAACGTTTGctcaaaaacatatttagtcttTCGCAATAAAACAATTCTTATTTTCATATCCAGAAAATAATGTAACTTAAATATTTCCATGAACAGATACAATGCGCCATGCAGTAAACAGCACTATTTGTACAGTAAAAAATGTCACTAACGTCAACCATAAAGTTCATTGTATTTTAAATGATGTTTATCGAAATGGGATTTTTTAAATGATGTTCAAAGCTTGCCTACCAGAGATCTTACAGATTCATGATTTTGCTTCAAGCAATAGCTAGCTAGCCTTTACATGCAAAGGCATTTTGCCAAATGGGTCTCAAGCATTTCCTGTAAAAAGAAGTGAACTCTTGTGCTCAATGCCTTGCCTCAACATGACTTGTCTGGATGATTTTAAGTTTTATAATATTATGAATTAACTATTATGCCTAGTGGGATGCTAACTTTTACAATCATAGGAGCCACTATCGCATTTGGTTTGTGGAGCTGCAGGAAAACCTATCCCACAGTACAAGTTTAAGGTTTGTTTGTACATTGTGAACTTGACTCTAGAAGCACTGCCGTTATTAAGAACTTTGTGCATACCTGAAAATCATTCTTTGTGCAGATACTTAGTGAATATTATGCGTGCTTCAGACCAATGCGAAGGGATGGGTCACAGTTCTACAGAGCTTTCCTTTTCTCTTACTTGGTAACGACCTCAGTTATCTTGTTCATGATGTGGTTGTTGCTTTCTTCTTCTGCACAAAATCTTAACATGCTAATCTTGTAATCAGGAAAACCTTGGGAAAATGCAAGGTAGTCAAGCTGAGGTCACTCGTTTAATGGAATGTGTGGCAAGGTCCAGAGTGAATTTCCTTCGTTTAGAATGGAATAATGCATACTTCTCAAATCCAGAAGCATTTTTTTCAAGTGTTGTTTCTGTAAGTATTATCACAGCTTACAAAAGCATGAATTTTTATTTCCTGATCGTTTTATCCTAAATTTTTCCTAGTGATTTTTTCAGCCGGCTATGCACAAAACATCGTGCAGGACTTCTTTTTCCATACGAAGAATCATGCGGGACATCTATTAGTTGCCAAAATACTTATTGTGCCCCATGGCCTGAATCATAGAGATTATGTAGTGTGTATCTTTTCAAGGAATTCTAGGTACTTCTGGGGATGAGACTCTGTTTTATGGCCGGGGCTAGGAGTACGCTGCTGCTTGCTTTGGCTTCATCTTAGTTTTCTGGTATTCATGCTTGGTTGATCTTTTGTTCCGGTGGGGACGCGGGATGTATGTATTAATCTTCTACAGTATCTTTTGTTCCGGTGCGGGGTGTGTTTTACTTCAAATTTCTCTTCTTAATGCAATGGTACTCTGACTCTCCTGCATATTCAAGGTTAAAAATGTAATGTGTACAGAATTTACAGTTCTGTAGACAGTAAAAACAGTATTACAACGTAATTTACAGTAGTATGGTATAATTTACAGTTTTATAGAAACGTGCGCTCTCATTCCTTATACATGGGAAAAGAGGGGGGTTTTTTTTAAGAGTGCACAGACACATAGATGACATGGAGTATGTGAACAGAACAACTTGAGAGCTCATGAGTAATCACATATATATGAGTATGTATCATGTATTCTGATATCATTTTTTCATTTTCTTACATTTTCACATCTAAGAGATAAAATTATGGTTTATAAAATGGTACTTATCTAAAAAAAGAATGGCGCTGCAAGACCACATTATGCATCACTTAGGAGTGTCTTTTCCTGagattatacttatattattcacTGCACATGTCTTTGTGTTCTTTCAGGAGTTTGAGCACTTGGTCAATTCAGTTGCAAATGGGTAGGCTTAGTTCCTTGCTTGATCCAATTCTCAGTAATCAATTGTTGCCATAATACTTATGTTTATGGaaagttctattttttttcctttctagGCTAAATGCTGATGAACTTTACAAGATAAGCCTACAGGAGATTTCTTCATCCAGGAGTGAGGATACGATGCTTTTTGTGATGTgttgtttgtttatttgttcTCTATCTATGTAACGTTTCTCTTTGGTTAGTTCTTTCTTTGCTTAGATTGCTGACAGAGGTTCAGATCCGTACATATGAAGCGCACTACAACAGAGAACAGAGTCAGAATCAGAATGAAAAGATAAATGCCCTTTTGGTTAGTGTTTCAGCTGCTATACCATCATCTCCGAATTTATGCTTGATTCATTTCGAGTAGTTGATTGTTTTCCTTTTATTCTTCTGTAACAATTATATATCATTAACAATGTGATCGCTTTCCAAGTTAGCCTTCTCGTGATGGAAATATGCAAACCCTATAAATGAAAATGTGGGCAACTTTTTTTGGTTAATAAGGAAGAACCAAGCTAACCATACTATGCCATTTACAAATTGCTCTCACTATTCTGCATTTGTGGCCTTGTAACAGTTTTGCAAAGAATCTGTGCGTCCCTTTGGCGCTGATGTCATCTCTTTACAAATGATGGCTCTACCACAAGCTCTTGGCATCCCCTTGCACCTAGCAGCTGTGGATGGTACCGTGAATGATGGACCTGTGCAAGTAAAGTGCATTGACATCATTCCTCGATCAGGACCTCTCAGTTCAAGCAGAAAATACTATCTATCCAGTGCAACTGATAAACCTCCAGTCTTGCCAGCTGGAAACTTATTTTTGTCTGATCGCATGCCTCTAGTGATCTTATTAAAATCTTCCAATGGTACTGCCATTCTTTATCGCAAGTGAACAGATTCTGAGTATGCAGCAGCCTGTTGATGGTTCTAACAGGAACTGTTTGGGTGATAACATGAATCTCTATTGATAGTCTACTCTAGTATGGGTGTTTGATTGTGCATCTGCTTCCAAATTGTATCTGGTTACACTTCTTTGCCCAAGACAAAAAAATACTCCATTTGCTGGGATGTGCTGATGCACACagtttatgaaataaatttggacttgGCATAATATGTGAGGCACTATTTCTCTTGTTGCTGGATACTTAAGGGCACTGGTACCAGTGGGAAGAACACCTTACACTAGGAGCAGTGGAATAGATCAGTTAGCATTTTTGGTTTACTTTTGTTATGGATGTTGTTCCCAGTTACTTAAGCAGTTGGATGAATGGTTAacatttggtaggatcatatgAAGGATTACTTGTTTTCTGATACATCAATATGCGGTTTGGATCATCCATCTTCAAGGAACAATAATACCGTAATTTGCAGCATGAAGGAATTGTTTTGTGAGTCCCTGTTACTGCAGGCTTTCCTTTGGTTGGTAATGCTTGCTAAAAGTTGGATTTGTTCTAGAAGTAAGTTTAAATCGATAAAGATGTGGAGTTTGTAAGATTCTTTGAAGACACTTCTTTTTGAGAAGTAGGGTTAACATTGACAGCAGACTTAATCAAATGAAAATGCAGTATGCGagcagtcattctttttggataaGAATACCCAAGTGATTGTGAATGTCGTGCTTGATCAGTCTTGGGTATTGCTGCAGCTTGCATAGTACAAATAGGGTTGAGTAGAAGTTTTAAAGCCTGGATGTTGAGTAGAAATTTTGCAGCCATCTGGGAGATTAAACTGGGAATACAGATTTGCTTTAAGTGGAAGGATATGGACATACACCGCCACCTATACTTGACATGATGAGTGGTTCATGACATTCCAACACAGACATAAAAAATGGACACCTCTGCAATGTTTGGTGTTGGCTTCCCggtctttttttttaagaattcCAGTCATTGGAGTTGTGATCTGCAGAGAACAGACAGCAGAGAGGGAGGGACAGACAAATACGAAGGTAGCTAAGAGAACAAGATTCTAATCTATCCTCTCCCTCACACTGACCAACACGTAGTGTATGCTGACTTTGTTTCCCAGCCTCAAGTTGTATGCCAGATATGCTACAGAGGTGCCTGATGACTGCACGTGCCTGTTGTAGCTTGTGTGGTAGGGCAGGGGACTGCTTAACGACATGTGTAGTCCTTCCATATCTCTCTCTGGATGAAATGTAGTCCATTTGACAAGAACTTGAGCAGCAGCAGAAGAACTGCCTTTTTACCAGTCCTGTGTCCTAACCCAAAATGGATTCAGGCAACAGTACTGGCATATTGTCCAGAACTCCAGATCAGGCAGCTGCAGCTCATGGATCTCAGGGAACACTGGTGTGTACAAATGGGTACAATGTAAGGTCATTAGTTGTGAGACCTTAAACACAAGGTGAATCTTACACAGTTCTGGTAGAGCTAAGCAATATGTTGTTGATTCCTTGTGC from Sorghum bicolor cultivar BTx623 chromosome 8, Sorghum_bicolor_NCBIv3, whole genome shotgun sequence encodes:
- the LOC8074860 gene encoding uncharacterized protein LOC8074860; translated protein: MAEKVVLPPKKRLRFRLTSNPSAGSSAGGGGRGGDGDSAAAPAPAPRREPSSLPPRSPSLPKPLTYKHGAGSRGDGGGGGDGAAAPTPAPRRVPSSTPPRSTSPRKPFTYNPSAGSSGGGGAAGPKLSYSDPKDSDDKKPDEFQTRNGWGSLFMSDPSMYSSYPRNPPHYIGRQNCEPLTRQKFLSLHHNWQQLLDGKNTYLRPPKNNRVAKDNDDDNIFVTPEPLELTLQCQEPLSHLVCGAAGKPIPQYKFKILSEYYACFRPMRRDGSQFYRAFLFSYLENLGKMQGSQAEVTRLMECVARSRVNFLRLEWNNAYFSNPEAFFSSVVSEFEHLVNSVANGLNADELYKISLQEISSSRILSLLRLLTEVQIRTYEAHYNREQSQNQNEKINALLFCKESVRPFGADVISLQMMALPQALGIPLHLAAVDGTVNDGPVQVKCIDIIPRSGPLSSSRKYYLSSATDKPPVLPAGNLFLSDRMPLVILLKSSNGTAILYRK